The window GGACAACCTGGAAATGTTGGTGGTGTTTCTATAATTGAAAAAGGAACGTCTTCAATTGCTTTTCCGTTTTCATCTAATTCTTGGATTTCTACTTTTGATGTCATAATGTCCTTATCATAAACTAACATTTTTCTTTTTGAATCAAAGGCTTGATATATTTTTGGATTACAAAACTTACTTCCTTCTGCTTTATCATTAAACTTATCATATTCTTCTTTCTCAAGAGTTGTTAAGTCTGAATATTGAAACTCTTTTGTATCTGGTAATTTCCCAATATATAAATCAAAGTATGTTTCTAATGATTTACTTGAAAAACTTTTATCTTTGGAAAGGTAGGTTTTCATGTTTTGTTTTTCAACAACAACTTCTTCCTCAGTAGTTTGTACTTCATCCGTACAAGCCGTATAAAAAAGCATACTTGTCAACACTGGAATTAACAATAAGTAACGTAATTGTTTTGTTTGATTTGATTTTCTTTTTGTCATCATAATAATTCTTTTTTTAATTAATGAATGTTTATAAAACTGATTGATAAACGAGATATTTTCTACTTGAAAAAGATCGGAAAGTAAGGTGTTTATATAATTTTCTTTTTCGCTCTTTTTTGCAACTATATTGTCTGAGATGTATTCGTGTACTAAAGAAATACGGTGTTGATACATCCAAATCATTGGATTGAACCACATTATTATTTTTAAAAACTCGAAGATTAATAAATCTGCCGAATGGTTTTGAGAACTGTGCACCAACTCATGCGCAATTATTTTTTCTTTTTGTACTTCAGAAATTTCTTTTCCTAAAAAAATGAATTTGAAAAATGAAAAAGCATTGCTTTTTTTTGGTAATAAAACAAGTTTATAATTTACTTTTTTTACTATTTCGTTCTTTAAAATCAATCGGATTATCTTTTCTAATTTATAGAGAAATAACACAAAGAAAATTGCACAACCCAACCAAAATAGTATTTGAATATAATTTATTGATGCAGATTGATACATTGTTGTACTCTCAATAACTTTTTGAGGAGACAAAACAACTTCTGGCAACAAAACACTGTATTCTAAAGGAACTGCTTTTTGAAAGCTTGGTATTTTAATAAAAGGAATTAAAAACGAACCAATTGCTGTTCCTAATAAATACCATCTGTTTTTGTTAAAAAAAGTTTCCTTACTTAAAAACAAATCGTACACCGCTAAAAACAATACTTGAAATAGAATTACTTGAATTATATAGTTTATCATAACTTTTGTTTTTTATTATATGGTCACTTATGTTATTTCGAAATGAGCTTTTTGGCGATTGAGAAATCTTTTTATTAGGAGATTTTTCCTTTAAAAGTTCTCGATACAAATTTTTCGTACCTCAAAATTCACTCGAACTGACAGCAACTGAAAACTGTTTACTGTTACTGTTTACTGCTTACTGCTTACTGCTTACTGCTTACTGCTTTTATTAACTTCTTTTAAAATCTTTTCCAATTCATTCATATCCATTTTGTTTTCTTTTACAAAAAACGAAACCATGCTTTTAAACGAACCTTCAAAATAACCATCCATAAGTTTGTGTAAACTTTGATTGCTGTACTCAGATTTTTCTATCAAAGGAAAATACACATAACCTCTACCCTTGGCTTTATGACCAACAAATTCTTTAGTTTCTAAAATTCTAATAATTGTAGAAACTGTATTGTATGCTGGTTTTGGTATTGGCAATTCTTCAATTACTTCTTTTACCGAAGCTTCTTTTAATTTCCATAAAACTTGCATTAATTGCTCTTCTGCTTTTGTTAATTGTTTGCTCATATATTATATTCTTATAAACTATTTTTATATTTTCTGTCATTCCTGTGAAAACAGGAATCTTGTTTTATATTTTGGAATCTTTAATTTTGAGATTCCTGCCTACGCAGGAATGACAAACTCTTCCACACTCCAAATATAACTAAAAAATTAGTTTAAACTAATTTTTTAGTTGATTAATTTGTAACAAACTTTAAATTTGTTCGTCATATTAGTAGAAAATGTCATTGCGAAGTACAAAGCAATCTCAACAAATACAATAGAATGAGAGATTGCTTCATTATACCTCATCGCTATAACAAGGATTTTTATTTATGGATATATTTTTACTCTTATTAGGATTTGTGTTTGTTGTTTTAGGCATCATTGGTTCTTTTTTACCAGTATTACCTGGACCTTTAACTTCTTGGATTGGACTACTTTTATTACATTCTACTAAGATTTTTCCAATGGATTGGACTTTTCTCGGAATTACATTGGCTATTGCCATACTTATTTGGATTCTCGATTATTTTATTCCCGCCATGGGAACAAAACGCTTTGGCGGAACTAAATACGGAGTTTACGGAACCACAATTGGTTTACTAATTGGCTTGTTCTCTCCTATTCCGTTTGGAATGTTAATTGGTGCTTTTTTAGGTGCATTTATTGGTGAATTGATGTATGACGGAAAGGACACAAATCGTGCTTTAAAAGCTTCATTTGGTGCTTTTTTAGGGTTTTTAGCTTCTGCAACTATTAAATTTTCTATTGCAGTTGTGTATTTTGTGATGTTTTTAGTTCAGTTTTGGGAATATAAAGGAGTGTTCTTTCAGTAAGCAATAAGCAAAATTAAAAATAGGTTAAAAGCAAGACAATACATTAGCAAACAAGTTTAGCCCTGATTGAAGTGGCATCCTTTTGCTTTTTCGGCAAAAGATAAAACGGAAAGCGGGAAATAGCTTCAAAAAAAAGCATTTTGAATTTAGTGCAAAAAAAAAGCGTCCCATTTAAGGGAAGCTTTCCATCGGTTTAACAAAAACCTTGACACATTTAAGTGCCTAACAACACAACTGCTGCTTAAAAATAAACAGCCTGCAAATATAAATACTTTAACCTAAACTGCAACAAAAAATCGTTTTTTTTTACATTGCCTAATTCTACGAGTGTTTGTATCTTTACGTCTTTTAAAAATCTATCTAAATAAACCGATATGCAGTTGTCAGAACAAGAGATTGTCCGTAGAGAAAAGTTAACAAAATTACGTGCTTTGGGTATAAATCCGTATCCAGCAGATTTATTTCCGTTAAATTCTAACTCAAAACAGATTAAAGAGTCTTTTTCTGAAGGTAAACAGGTTATAATTGCAGGTAGATTAATGGCAATTAATGTGCAAGGAAAAGCTTCTTTTGCGCAATTACAAGATGGTGAAGGAAGAATCCAAGTTTATTTTAACAGAGATGAAATTTGCCAAGGTGAAGACAAAACATTGTACAACGAAGTTTTTAAAAAATTACTAGATTTAGGCGATTTTGTTGGTATTGAAGGTGAATTGTTTACCACAAAAGTGGGAGAAAAAACAGTTCGTGTAAAAAACTTTAAATTATTGAGTAAAGCCTTAAAACCTTTACCAATGCCAAAGGTTAAAGATGGTGTTACTTTTGATGCTTTTACAGATCCTGAAATGCGTTACAGACAACGTTATGCTGATTTAGTTGTAAATCCGCATGTAAAAGAAGTGTTTGTTAAACGTACAAAATTGTTTACTGCAATGCGTACTTTCTTTAATGATGCTGGTTATTTTGAAGTTGAAACTCCTGTTTTACAACCAATTCCTGGAGGTGCTGCAGCAAGACCATTTATTACGCATCATAATAGTTTAGACATTCCGTTATACATGCGTATTGCAAACGAATTATATCTTAAAAGATTAATTGTTGGTGGTTTTGATGGTGTTTATGAGTTTTCTAAAAACTTTAGAAATGAAGGAATGGATAGAACGCATAATCCTGAATTTACAGCCATGGAAATCTATGTTTCTTACAAAGATTACAACTGGATGATGGATTTTACCGAAAAACTTTTAGAGCATTGTGCTACTGCTGTAAATGGAACTACAGAAGCTACTTTTGGTGAACATAAAATAGATTTTAAGGCGCCATACGCAAGAGTTACCATGGCAGATTCAATTAAACATTTTACTGGTTTTGACATTAATGGAAAAACAGAAGATGAAATTAGAGCTGCAGCAAAAGGTATGCATATTGAGGTTGATGAAACCATGGGGAAAGGAAAATTAATTGATGAAATTTTTGGAGAAAAATGTGAAGGAAACTACATTCAGCCAACTTTTATTACTGATTATCCTAAGGAAATGTCTCCGCTTTGTAAAGAACATAGAGATAATCCTGAACTTACAGAACGTTTTGAATTAATGGTTTGTGGTAAAGAAATTGCAAATGCTTATTCTGAATTAAACGACCCAATTGACCAACGTGAACGTTTTGAGCATCAATTAAAATTAGCGCAAAAAGGTGATGATGAAGCTACAGAGTTTATTGATGAAGATTTCTTACGTGCGTTAGAATACGGAATGCCACCAACCTCTGGTTTAGGTATTGGAATGGACCGATTAATTATGTTTTTAACTAACAATCAATCCATACAAGAAGTGTTATTCTTTCCTCAAATGCGACCTGAGAAAAAAGCGCCTTCTATTGAATTAAACGATGAAGAAAAAGCTGTTTTAGATATAATTACCAAAGCTGAAAAAATAGATTTAAACGAATTGAAAACGCAATCTGGTTTGTCTAATAAAAAATGGGACAAAACCATTAAAGGTTTAACTAAAAAAGAGGTTGCAAAAGTTTCTAAAACAGACGAAGGTTTGTTTGTGGAGACTTTATAGAAACTCTGTCATTCCTGTGTAGGCAGGAATCTATAAAATATTGAAAAAGGAACTACAAAATTGTAGTTCCTTTTTCTTTCTTCAAAACTGCCATTAACCAAAGTAAAACCAAAACACCAATTAAAGCTAAAACGGTTATAACATTCCAAGTAAACTCATAACCAAATTTATCTACCATTTGCATACCTGCGTTATGACTAAATATATGCGATAATGAAAAAGCAATTGCATACAACGCCATATATTCTCCTTGATTTCCTTTCTTAGCTCTATCTAAAGCAAAGGCATTAGAAAACGGAAACGCAATCATTTCCCCAATAGTCATTAAAAACATTCCTAAAATTAGTATTCCTGCCCAAGTAGTTAAGTTTAAAACTAAAAAACTAACTGCAACTAAAAACAAACCAATAGCAACTAATTTTGTTTTGGAATTCTTGGTAGTTTCTAACCATTTTATCAATGGCATTTCAAAAACCGCAATAAATCCACCATTGAATCCCATTAACAAACCAACCTCTAAAACTGTTAGCATTCTTGCTTCTTTATAATACAATGGCATTGTAGAGAAGTATTGTAAGAATACAAATCCGAAAATAAACATTGCAACAAAGAATATCCAAAATGCTTTGTCTTTATAAACCGAAACAGGGTTTTCTACTTTTACTTCGTCTAAAATTTTTGCTTTCTTCGGATGTAAAACTTGTAATAATAAAATTGCCGCCAAAGTACAGGTAATTCCGTCTATCCAAAACAGACCTTTATAACCAAAAAACGTGATTATCAATCCGCCAATTGCAGGTCCAGCAGAAAAGCCAAGGTTAATTGCTAAACGAATTAAAGTAACCGAACGTGTTTTATTTTCAGGCTTACTATACGCACTTAGAGCTACAAACATTGCAGGTCTAAAAGTATCTGCTACTAACATTACTAAGAATATTCCGAGACAAAACTCTTCAAAAGTTGAAGCATATTGTAAGAGTACAAACAAAATTCCTGTTCCAAATAAACTGTACAACATCACTTTATAGTAGCCAATTTTGTCAGTTAATTTTCCTCCAATCCAAGTTCCTACTACAGAACCTAATCCAAAGAATGTCATAATCCATCCAATATCAGACTTTTCAAAATCTAAACTTTCAGATAAATAAATTGATAAAAACGGAATTACCATGGTTCCTGCTCTATTAATAAGTGTTATTAATGAAAGCCACCAAACTTCTATAGAGAGACCTCTAAAAGTGTTTATGTAGTTGTTGTATAATTTTTTCATGGTTTGGTTAATTGTATAAATATAAAAAGTCCGACTGCGAAGTCGGACTTTTTATGATTGAATGATTTTATATTGATATTATCATAACACATACACAGCCCAACTTCTTCCGTTTCTCACAGCCGTAAATTGTTTCTTATATGAATTATAAATTGTCATTTCTTAATTATTTATACTCCAAAACTACACAAAATAATTGAAAGTTGTATTTTTATAAAATGAAATTATTTAAAAGATTTTTTTTAATCCTGTTTTTAGGTACTCTAATTTTTGTTGCGTATGTTTTTATTTCAACCGGTTTTTTTAGAACTATTGAAAATAAGTTTGATGGAAAAATCATTAAAAAAATAAACCTTCCAGGAGCTGAAGACATTGTTATTAGTAGAATTGACAGCTTTGCTATTATTTCATCAACCAAAGGGAGAGCTTTACCAAAAGTGAATTATGAAACTGGCGGATTGTATTATCTAGATTTAAAAACCAACGATTTTGAACCTATAAATTTAACTTCAGAGTTTAAAACTCAATTTGCTCCGCATGGAATTTCAATGATTAAAGTGGATAGCACTTATAAAATTGCAGCGATAAATCATACTGAAAAAGGCCATACAATTGAAGTTTTCACACTCAATGGAAAAACATTAACACACCAAAAAACGTTTAAAGATGTATCAATGACAAGTCCAAATGATGTTGTTTGGTTAGATAAAAACAGTTTTTATTTTAGTAATGATCATAAATATGAAACCGGAATTGGTAGACTTGTAGAAGATTATGTTGGCGTAGAAATAGCAAACGTTGTGTTTTTTGATGGAGAAAACTACGCAGAAGTTGCAGACGGAATTGCATTTGCCAACGGAATAAATATCGACAAAAAAAGAGATTTAGTCTTTCTTGCTTCACCAAGAAAATTCATTGTAAAAGTGTATCAAAAAAACAAAGACAATACCTTAACTTTTATTGAAGATATAGAATGTGGTACAGGTGTTGATAATATTGAATTTGATGAAGAAGGAAATCTTTGGATTGGTTCTCATCCTAATTTATTACACTTTGCCGAATACGCAAAAGGAAACAAAGAAACATCACCATCAGAAATAATTAAAATCAATTACAAAGCAAAAGGAGATTATACAATTGAGCAAGTTTATATGGAAGACGGTACAGAAATGTCTGCTTCTACAGTAGCTGTAACGTTTGGAGATTTAATTTTTGTTGGTAATGTTATGGACGATAATTTTATAATTTTAAAAAGAAATTAATTTACCCTTATGAAAAGAGTTGCAATATTAACTTTAACCTTATTCTTATTTATTTCTTGCGGAAGCGGAAAATCTTTTCAAAGTTTTTTTAATGATCATAAAAATGACATTGGCGTAACTGCCTTTCAAGTTCCCAATTTTATGAGAACCTTGTTAGGTTCTATTTCTCCAGAAATGGGTGGCGTTTTTGATAACATTCAAGATTTTAAGTTTATCACTTTCAATGAAATTGACAACATAAAACAAAGCGAACTCATCAATCAAATGAGTTTGGTAACAGCAAATAAATACACCGATATTTTAAGAGAAAATAAGGTTGAAAAAACAAAAATTTTGTCTGTAGTAGAAGATGGAGACGTTGTTAAAGAAGCCATTATTTTCAATTCTACACTTGCAAAAACTTCAGTTTTTTATTTAAAAGGAAGTTTTGACCCAAATACATTAAAAGAAATTTCTGAAAAAGATCAGTTTGATCAATTGTCTACAAAACTATTAAACCAATACCAATCTCCATTAACACCTGGTTTTAATCCCAATAAATAATGAAAAAATTAGCACTAATAATTCTTGTCTCATTTTTTATAAACGGCTGTAACTCTCAAAAAAAGAGAGCTTTAATTGGCGAAACCAAGTATCAACAAGAATTAAATTCAAGTTATAAAGACGCCTCAGAATCTCCATTAACCAAACACGATTTAAAGAATTTTAAAGGTTTAGATTTTTTCCCTGTAGACAGTTCTTACATTGTAATAGCATCACTTACACCAACAATTGATGCGCCTGTTTTTGAAATGAAAACAACTACAGACAGAAGACCTTTATACAAAGAATATGGCGTACTAAACTTTACCGTTAACGGAAAAGAAGGAGAATTAACGGTTTATCAAGATCAAAGTTTAGACAGAGATAAAAAATATGACGATTATCTATTTTTACCTTTCACAGACCACACAAGTGGAAATGAATCTTACGGGGGCGGTCGTTATATGGATGTTTTTATTTCAGATATTTCATCAAATAACAAAGTGCTTTTAAACTTCAACAACACCTATAATCCTTATTGCGCTTATAATCCAAAATATTCTTGCCCAATTACACCACGCAAAAATCATTTAGATGTAGAAATTAACGCTGGCGTTAAAGCTTTTAACAAACATTAATTTTAGGAGCTACTTCCTGCTTTCGCTACTCGCTTTTTTTAGTGTTTCGACTACGCTCAACAACCAAAAAAGAGCTCAAACAAACCGCTCAATCAGGGCTAAACAAATCTACAAGCGTTGTTTCTTACAATAAAAAACAACGCTTATTAATATTCTAATTATGGATTCCTGCCTTCGCAGGAATGACAAAAATAATTAAGAATTTATAGAAATATCAGAAACCAAATCTAATTCAATAGCAGCTGCTAACTTATCTAAATAAGGTTTTCTCGATTTTAATTTAGTTCCAGCATGTGCTTTCATATTCAATTGTGAAAACATTTCAGCAATTTTAATAGCCGTTGGTAACAAATGAGTATCTGGAACAACTTTATCTAAAAATCCTGCCGTAATTGCATCTTTTGGATTGTACATTTCTGCATTACAAACACTTCTTTCAAAATATACTGAAGACAAACGCGCTTTGGCTATTTCAATTCCAGCTTGGTGCATTGTCATACCAATCATAACTTCATTTAAACCAATTTTAAACGATCCTTCTACACCTAATCTATA of the Tenacibaculum todarodis genome contains:
- a CDS encoding M56 family metallopeptidase gives rise to the protein MINYIIQVILFQVLFLAVYDLFLSKETFFNKNRWYLLGTAIGSFLIPFIKIPSFQKAVPLEYSVLLPEVVLSPQKVIESTTMYQSASINYIQILFWLGCAIFFVLFLYKLEKIIRLILKNEIVKKVNYKLVLLPKKSNAFSFFKFIFLGKEISEVQKEKIIAHELVHSSQNHSADLLIFEFLKIIMWFNPMIWMYQHRISLVHEYISDNIVAKKSEKENYINTLLSDLFQVENISFINQFYKHSLIKKRIIMMTKRKSNQTKQLRYLLLIPVLTSMLFYTACTDEVQTTEEEVVVEKQNMKTYLSKDKSFSSKSLETYFDLYIGKLPDTKEFQYSDLTTLEKEEYDKFNDKAEGSKFCNPKIYQAFDSKRKMLVYDKDIMTSKVEIQELDENGKAIEDVPFSIIETPPTFPGCPEGDKDCFNKKMREFVRSNFDAKLANTLGLSSGKKKIYVQFKIAKDGSITNLKARAPHPDLKAEAMNMIGKLPKLKSGKHRGKKVRVGYTLPITFMIE
- a CDS encoding BlaI/MecI/CopY family transcriptional regulator yields the protein MSKQLTKAEEQLMQVLWKLKEASVKEVIEELPIPKPAYNTVSTIIRILETKEFVGHKAKGRGYVYFPLIEKSEYSNQSLHKLMDGYFEGSFKSMVSFFVKENKMDMNELEKILKEVNKSSKQ
- a CDS encoding DUF456 domain-containing protein codes for the protein MDIFLLLLGFVFVVLGIIGSFLPVLPGPLTSWIGLLLLHSTKIFPMDWTFLGITLAIAILIWILDYFIPAMGTKRFGGTKYGVYGTTIGLLIGLFSPIPFGMLIGAFLGAFIGELMYDGKDTNRALKASFGAFLGFLASATIKFSIAVVYFVMFLVQFWEYKGVFFQ
- the lysS gene encoding lysine--tRNA ligase, encoding MQLSEQEIVRREKLTKLRALGINPYPADLFPLNSNSKQIKESFSEGKQVIIAGRLMAINVQGKASFAQLQDGEGRIQVYFNRDEICQGEDKTLYNEVFKKLLDLGDFVGIEGELFTTKVGEKTVRVKNFKLLSKALKPLPMPKVKDGVTFDAFTDPEMRYRQRYADLVVNPHVKEVFVKRTKLFTAMRTFFNDAGYFEVETPVLQPIPGGAAARPFITHHNSLDIPLYMRIANELYLKRLIVGGFDGVYEFSKNFRNEGMDRTHNPEFTAMEIYVSYKDYNWMMDFTEKLLEHCATAVNGTTEATFGEHKIDFKAPYARVTMADSIKHFTGFDINGKTEDEIRAAAKGMHIEVDETMGKGKLIDEIFGEKCEGNYIQPTFITDYPKEMSPLCKEHRDNPELTERFELMVCGKEIANAYSELNDPIDQRERFEHQLKLAQKGDDEATEFIDEDFLRALEYGMPPTSGLGIGMDRLIMFLTNNQSIQEVLFFPQMRPEKKAPSIELNDEEKAVLDIITKAEKIDLNELKTQSGLSNKKWDKTIKGLTKKEVAKVSKTDEGLFVETL
- a CDS encoding MDR family MFS transporter, which translates into the protein MKKLYNNYINTFRGLSIEVWWLSLITLINRAGTMVIPFLSIYLSESLDFEKSDIGWIMTFFGLGSVVGTWIGGKLTDKIGYYKVMLYSLFGTGILFVLLQYASTFEEFCLGIFLVMLVADTFRPAMFVALSAYSKPENKTRSVTLIRLAINLGFSAGPAIGGLIITFFGYKGLFWIDGITCTLAAILLLQVLHPKKAKILDEVKVENPVSVYKDKAFWIFFVAMFIFGFVFLQYFSTMPLYYKEARMLTVLEVGLLMGFNGGFIAVFEMPLIKWLETTKNSKTKLVAIGLFLVAVSFLVLNLTTWAGILILGMFLMTIGEMIAFPFSNAFALDRAKKGNQGEYMALYAIAFSLSHIFSHNAGMQMVDKFGYEFTWNVITVLALIGVLVLLWLMAVLKKEKGTTIL
- a CDS encoding SMP-30/gluconolactonase/LRE family protein produces the protein MKLFKRFFLILFLGTLIFVAYVFISTGFFRTIENKFDGKIIKKINLPGAEDIVISRIDSFAIISSTKGRALPKVNYETGGLYYLDLKTNDFEPINLTSEFKTQFAPHGISMIKVDSTYKIAAINHTEKGHTIEVFTLNGKTLTHQKTFKDVSMTSPNDVVWLDKNSFYFSNDHKYETGIGRLVEDYVGVEIANVVFFDGENYAEVADGIAFANGINIDKKRDLVFLASPRKFIVKVYQKNKDNTLTFIEDIECGTGVDNIEFDEEGNLWIGSHPNLLHFAEYAKGNKETSPSEIIKINYKAKGDYTIEQVYMEDGTEMSASTVAVTFGDLIFVGNVMDDNFIILKRN
- a CDS encoding DUF4252 domain-containing protein; protein product: MKRVAILTLTLFLFISCGSGKSFQSFFNDHKNDIGVTAFQVPNFMRTLLGSISPEMGGVFDNIQDFKFITFNEIDNIKQSELINQMSLVTANKYTDILRENKVEKTKILSVVEDGDVVKEAIIFNSTLAKTSVFYLKGSFDPNTLKEISEKDQFDQLSTKLLNQYQSPLTPGFNPNK
- a CDS encoding DUF1684 domain-containing protein — encoded protein: MKKLALIILVSFFINGCNSQKKRALIGETKYQQELNSSYKDASESPLTKHDLKNFKGLDFFPVDSSYIVIASLTPTIDAPVFEMKTTTDRRPLYKEYGVLNFTVNGKEGELTVYQDQSLDRDKKYDDYLFLPFTDHTSGNESYGGGRYMDVFISDISSNNKVLLNFNNTYNPYCAYNPKYSCPITPRKNHLDVEINAGVKAFNKH
- a CDS encoding crotonase/enoyl-CoA hydratase family protein, with product MNEVVKYQSEEKYAIIKIENGKANAISHEVVEGLNLALNKAEADKKVVILTGQAGIFSAGFDLKIMTASPESAKELVTKGSKLSHRMLSFPMPIIVAATGHAIAKGAFLLLSADYRLGVEGSFKIGLNEVMIGMTMHQAGIEIAKARLSSVYFERSVCNAEMYNPKDAITAGFLDKVVPDTHLLPTAIKIAEMFSQLNMKAHAGTKLKSRKPYLDKLAAAIELDLVSDISINS